The Mauremys mutica isolate MM-2020 ecotype Southern chromosome 1, ASM2049712v1, whole genome shotgun sequence genome has a segment encoding these proteins:
- the SLC5A7 gene encoding high affinity choline transporter 1 isoform X2 translates to MLLWGWSSLQCNCPFKKGESFSQSTSGQKALGSDCLTPVQETGETESTERRGKRRPCHKRATWVGGGYINGTAEAVYVPGYGLAWAQAPIGYSLSLVLGGLFFAKPMRSKGYVTMLDPFQQLYGKRMGGLLFIPALMGEMFWAAAIFSALGATISVIIDIDVNISVIVSALIAIMYTLVGGLYSVAYTDVVQLFCIFLGLWISVPFAMSHPAVKNIGFTAAQKESWLGSIESLDVYSWLDNFFLLMLGGIPWQAYFQRVLSSSSATYAQVLSFLAAFGCLVMALPAILIGAIGASTDWNKTMYGLPDPTEREEADMILPIVLQYLCPVYISFFGLGAVSAAVMSSADSSILSASSMFARNIYQLSFRQNASDREIIWVMRITIFVFGASATAMALLAKSVYGLWYLSSDLVYIIIFPQLLCVLFIKGTNTYGAIAGYLFGLLLRITGGEPYLYLQPLIFYPGYYADKNHIYIQRFPFKTLAMLTSFFTNIAVSYLAKYLFESGSLPPKLDFLDAVVARYSQENMDKATLVKSDNIILNELAPVNPRRSLTLNSTFTNKEAFSDVDSSPELSSAEDNLVTNTK, encoded by the exons ATGCTCCTGTGGGGCTGGAGCTCTTTGCAATgtaactgtccctttaaaaaaggaGAAAGCTTCTCACAATCTACCTCTGGACAAAAGGCGCTGGGATCTGACTGCTtgactccagttcaagagacaggGGAGACAGAGAGCACAGAAAGAAGGGGAAAGAGGAGACCCTGCCACAAAAGag CCACCTGGGTTGGAGGAGGCTATATCAACGGGACAGCAGAAGCTGTGTATGTCCCAGGCTATGGGCTGGCTTGGGCTCAGGCACCCATTGGCTATTCCCTTAGTCTGGTTTTAG GTGGTCTATTTTTCGCAAAACCCATGCGTTCCAAAGGCTATGTGACAATGTTAGACCCATTTCAACAGCTTTATGGAAAAAGAATGGGAGGGCTGCTGTTTATACCCGCTCTAATGGGGGAGATGTTTTGGGCTGCAGCCATCTTCTCTGCGTTAG GTGCCACCATAAGTGTGATCATTGATATTGATGTCAATATTTCAGTGATTGTTTCTGCCCTGATTGCAATTATGTACACCCTGGTGGGTGGACTCTACTCAGTGGCCTATACTGATGTGGTTCAGCTCTTCTGCATCTTCCTGGGGCTG TGGATCAGTGTTCCTTTTGCAATGTCACATCCTGCAGTTAAAAACATTGGATTCACAGCTGCGCAGAAAGAGTCTTGGCTTGGATCCATTGAATCACTTGATGTCTATTCATGGCTTGACAACTTCTTTTTACTG ATGTTGGGAGGAATCCCATGGCAAGCATATTTTCAGCGAGTTCTTTCTTCTTCATCTGCCACATATGCTCAAGTATTATCCTTTCTGGCTGCTTTTGGCTGTCTTGTGATGGCCCTTCCTGCGATACTCATTGGTGCAATAGGAGCATCAACAG aTTGGAACAAGACTATGTATGGTTTACCAGACCCCACAGAGAGGGAAGAAGCAGATATGATTTTACCAATTGTGCTTCAATATCTTTGTCctgtctatatttctttctttggcCTTGGTGCAGTATCTGCTGCTGTAATGTCATCAGCTGACTCTTCAATCTTATCAGCGAGTTCTATGTTTGCTCGAAACATTTACCAACTTTCATTTCGACAAAAT gCTTCAGACAGGGAAATAATTTGGGTCATGCGAATCACTATTTTTGTCTTTGGAGCATCAGCGACAGCAATGGCACTGCTAGCTAAGTCAGTTTATGGACTCTGGTATCTCAGTTCTGATCTTGTTTACATCATCATCTTCCCTCAACTCTTATGTGTGTTATTTATCAAAGGAACCAACACTTATGGTGCCATTGCAGGATATTTGTTTGGCCTCCTTCTCAGAATTACTGGAGGAGAACCATACCTCTACCTTCAGCCCTTGATCTTCTATCCTGGTTACTACGCAGATAAAAATCATATATACATCCAACGCTTCCCATTTAAAACACTTGCTATGCTCACCTCCTTCTTCACTAATATTGCAGTCTCCTACCTagcaaaatatttatttgaaaGTGGTTCTTTGCCACCAAAATTAGACTTCCTTGATGCTGTTGTTGCGAGGTACAGTCAAGAAAACATGGACAAAGCAACTCTTGTAAAAAGTGACAATATTATATTAAATGAGCTTGCACCGGTGAATCCTCGGCGCAGTCTGACACTGAACTCAACTTTCACAAATAAGGAGGCCTTCAGTGATGTTGATTCAAGTCCAGAGCTATCCAGTGCTGAAGATAACTTGGTGACCAACACAAAATGA
- the SLC5A7 gene encoding high affinity choline transporter 1 isoform X1: MPFHVEGLVAIIVFYLAILFVGIWAAWKTKNSGSDGDRREAIIVGGRDIGLLVGGFTMTATWVGGGYINGTAEAVYVPGYGLAWAQAPIGYSLSLVLGGLFFAKPMRSKGYVTMLDPFQQLYGKRMGGLLFIPALMGEMFWAAAIFSALGATISVIIDIDVNISVIVSALIAIMYTLVGGLYSVAYTDVVQLFCIFLGLWISVPFAMSHPAVKNIGFTAAQKESWLGSIESLDVYSWLDNFFLLMLGGIPWQAYFQRVLSSSSATYAQVLSFLAAFGCLVMALPAILIGAIGASTDWNKTMYGLPDPTEREEADMILPIVLQYLCPVYISFFGLGAVSAAVMSSADSSILSASSMFARNIYQLSFRQNASDREIIWVMRITIFVFGASATAMALLAKSVYGLWYLSSDLVYIIIFPQLLCVLFIKGTNTYGAIAGYLFGLLLRITGGEPYLYLQPLIFYPGYYADKNHIYIQRFPFKTLAMLTSFFTNIAVSYLAKYLFESGSLPPKLDFLDAVVARYSQENMDKATLVKSDNIILNELAPVNPRRSLTLNSTFTNKEAFSDVDSSPELSSAEDNLVTNTK; the protein is encoded by the exons ATGCCTTTCCATGTGGAGGGGCTGGTAGCTATAATTGTATTCTATCTGGCAATCCTGTTTGTTGGAATATGGGCTGCCTGGAAAACCAAAAATAGTGGCAGCGATGGAGATCGCAGAGAAGCTATCATAGTCGGTGGAAGAGATATAGGCTTGCTAGTTGGTGGATTTACGATGACCG CCACCTGGGTTGGAGGAGGCTATATCAACGGGACAGCAGAAGCTGTGTATGTCCCAGGCTATGGGCTGGCTTGGGCTCAGGCACCCATTGGCTATTCCCTTAGTCTGGTTTTAG GTGGTCTATTTTTCGCAAAACCCATGCGTTCCAAAGGCTATGTGACAATGTTAGACCCATTTCAACAGCTTTATGGAAAAAGAATGGGAGGGCTGCTGTTTATACCCGCTCTAATGGGGGAGATGTTTTGGGCTGCAGCCATCTTCTCTGCGTTAG GTGCCACCATAAGTGTGATCATTGATATTGATGTCAATATTTCAGTGATTGTTTCTGCCCTGATTGCAATTATGTACACCCTGGTGGGTGGACTCTACTCAGTGGCCTATACTGATGTGGTTCAGCTCTTCTGCATCTTCCTGGGGCTG TGGATCAGTGTTCCTTTTGCAATGTCACATCCTGCAGTTAAAAACATTGGATTCACAGCTGCGCAGAAAGAGTCTTGGCTTGGATCCATTGAATCACTTGATGTCTATTCATGGCTTGACAACTTCTTTTTACTG ATGTTGGGAGGAATCCCATGGCAAGCATATTTTCAGCGAGTTCTTTCTTCTTCATCTGCCACATATGCTCAAGTATTATCCTTTCTGGCTGCTTTTGGCTGTCTTGTGATGGCCCTTCCTGCGATACTCATTGGTGCAATAGGAGCATCAACAG aTTGGAACAAGACTATGTATGGTTTACCAGACCCCACAGAGAGGGAAGAAGCAGATATGATTTTACCAATTGTGCTTCAATATCTTTGTCctgtctatatttctttctttggcCTTGGTGCAGTATCTGCTGCTGTAATGTCATCAGCTGACTCTTCAATCTTATCAGCGAGTTCTATGTTTGCTCGAAACATTTACCAACTTTCATTTCGACAAAAT gCTTCAGACAGGGAAATAATTTGGGTCATGCGAATCACTATTTTTGTCTTTGGAGCATCAGCGACAGCAATGGCACTGCTAGCTAAGTCAGTTTATGGACTCTGGTATCTCAGTTCTGATCTTGTTTACATCATCATCTTCCCTCAACTCTTATGTGTGTTATTTATCAAAGGAACCAACACTTATGGTGCCATTGCAGGATATTTGTTTGGCCTCCTTCTCAGAATTACTGGAGGAGAACCATACCTCTACCTTCAGCCCTTGATCTTCTATCCTGGTTACTACGCAGATAAAAATCATATATACATCCAACGCTTCCCATTTAAAACACTTGCTATGCTCACCTCCTTCTTCACTAATATTGCAGTCTCCTACCTagcaaaatatttatttgaaaGTGGTTCTTTGCCACCAAAATTAGACTTCCTTGATGCTGTTGTTGCGAGGTACAGTCAAGAAAACATGGACAAAGCAACTCTTGTAAAAAGTGACAATATTATATTAAATGAGCTTGCACCGGTGAATCCTCGGCGCAGTCTGACACTGAACTCAACTTTCACAAATAAGGAGGCCTTCAGTGATGTTGATTCAAGTCCAGAGCTATCCAGTGCTGAAGATAACTTGGTGACCAACACAAAATGA